Within Campylobacter jejuni, the genomic segment ATTATAAGGATTATCTTCATTGCTTAGTTTAAATTCTACTAAAGAGTTTTCTTTTAATTCTTGGGTGATGTTTTTAAAATGATATTCTTTGCTAAAGAATTCTATACCTACATTTCTAGCAGTGCTTTGTCCCCCATTCTCCTTATCAAAAAGAGTTATTCTTTTATCTTTTAAGGTATATTCTTTTGCAATATTGAGTGAGTTTTCATCTGTACTACCATCATTTACAAGTATGATTTCTAAGTTAATATAAGTTTGATTGATGACACTGTCTAAACATTCTTTTAAATATTTTTCTACATTATAGATTGGTATAACTACACCGACTATTTTAGTTTGCATAAAAACTACCTTTTTGTTCTTTTGTGTTTTTTATATATGGACACTAACTCAAATGGTAGTTTGAGCAATCTTCCTTTATACCAATATTTAAATGATAAAACAATGGCATTTCCTAATTTATAAGAAAGATGATTTTTGATTTTTTTTATACTATCAATATCATAAGATGAATATAAAACATTTGATGAATTTTTATCACCATTTTTTAAAATCCATTCTATGGTGTTAAGTTGTCTATTTAAATGTTTACTATCCAAGGAATTTTTCAAAAAATAAAATTCTTCCTTGAATTCTTCTAAATTTAAGGCTATTTCCCACCAAACATTTCTTTCATTAAAGTCGACTTTATTATTTTTATAATATAAATTCCACCAAGGTTTTGCGGCACAAAAATGAACTATTTTTTTATTTTTCATGGCTTCTTCAAATTCGCTTCTTGTATAGGCTAAGTTATATTCTGAAATTTCATCTAGGCAATTAACTACATAATGTCTTTCGTATCCATCAAGTAAAATATATTCTGGAACTATAAGATTCCAATTTAATGGTAGTTTATAAGTTAACTCTTTGAGAGCTATGTTTAAATAACTTTGATCAGCTAATCCCCCATGATCATAAATATTAAAAGCATCAATACATTTATTTTTTATATCATGTTTTTTCCATTGATTTAAATCTATCAATATAACACCCGCATTAAAATACATTAGTGGATCGAATTCTATATAAGATGATGTTTTATTATCTTTGGTATACAATTTTGTCCATAATCTTGAGCAAGAATCTGTAACTACTCCGGCAACTTTATTATTTAATTCCATATAAAATAATTCTCTTATATCTCCACATACCAATACATCTGCGTCTAAATATAAACATTTATTTCCTTCAACAATATCAGCTATCTCAAATCTATAGTAAGTGGCATGATTAACATGCCAAGCTTTTGGAAATCTGTGAAATTTGGAATCATCTATTTTATGGATTATTAATTCGCAATTATAATAGCTATTTGACAAATGTTGAATTAACTTTTTTAATTTCAAGATATTATTTTTGCTAATATCATTAGATAATATATAAAATTTATACGGATATTCTTTTAACTGAGAATTTATTTTTGTGTTTTTTATAATACTTGCTATGACAACAGCCACATATTTTACATAGTTATTATCACAAGATATAACTATATTATAAGATAATAACACAATTCGCCTCCTATGTTTTAATTTCTTTATAACTATACCAATTTTTACCTTTATCACTATTTAAGAAATCAAAAAACTCATATTCTATCAATTGTTTAAAAAATCTAGAAGACTCATAATTTTTAGATAAAATTTCTAAGATATCATTGTCTTTTATAGACTCTTTTTTAAACATATTTATCATGTTATTAATTTTATCTAAAAATATATTTATGTTTAATTTAATTTCATATAAAAGATCTCCATTACAAAGAATTTCATATAAATGATTTTTTTTGATTGATATAAAAATATTATTCATATGCAATTCTTTATTTTTAAAGTTAAACATGTTTGTAATATCATAAAAATTTTTATTAATCATATTATAGCTACCATATAAATAAATTTCTATGAATTTATTATTAAAGTAATGTTTGTAAATAATTGGTTTTTTAATATCAAAAATAAATCTTAAATAATGTGTATAACTAAGATTATTAATTAGCTTGTCATCATTAGGCATATTAAATCCGATAATTTTACTTAACCTATATAAAGTTTCATATGCCTTATTGTTGGAAATTTCAGACACATCAATATAATAAACATGAGAAATATTTTTTAAATTTTTTAAATGGGTTCTGGCTATATATGTAAATCTTATGTGTTTATTAATATTTTTAATATTATTTATTCCATTTTCAATTTCTTTCTTAGAGGCGATGGTTTTGTTTTTTGTTACAGCGTAATAATAATTATCAAATAGATGATCAGTGCAATTTAAATTACTAAAAGTTAGATTATCTTTATTTTTTAAGATTTTATAATTATAAACACTGGTCATTATTTTAATAGGATCTCTTACTAAACATATTGCTGGAACATGTTTATTTATCATATGCAAGTATTTATCATATTGATAAAAATTACATTCTAAGATAGGTATGCATGCAATATAATTATTTTTTATCTTTAAGTTACCATAAAAAGCTTTATATCTATCCAGTCCATTATCATACCAAATATTTTTTTCTAAAATTTTAACATTACATCTGGAAAGCATTTCTTGAAAAGCTTTCTCTCCTGTTCCATGGCCTCCTATTAAAACAAACTTATACCCATCAGGTAAAGGTAAATTCATCTCCCATGCAAGTTCAGCTGGTATGTTTTTATAGTTTATTTTTTCTTTTTCATCATTTAGTTTTTTAGGATCAAGTAATGAAGGATAAGGATGGTTTTCTTTTTTATATTTTTCATTAAAATCATTTGATAATAGCCATTCTTCTATAAGATTAAAATTTTGTATAAAATAATTAAAATTATGGAAAATATTATCAAGTATAGGTTGATAATCTTGATGAATTTTTAATATATTTTGTATTCTTGGAAGTTCTTTTAAAAAGGCTTGCTTATTTTTAGAGATTATTTTAATGATATTTGGACTTAATTTCGCAAAATTATTAAAAATTTCTTTAAATATTTTAAATTCTTTATTGGCTTTTTTAATATCATTTTTTAGTTTAAATCCACTTCCTTTATGCCAAGTTTTATCAGCCTTGATTAAAACTTCACCAAGCATATAAGATAAATGAAATTTATATTTTAAAGCCTGCTCATAATCGCTGCATGTTTCTAAATTTGGATATTTGAGTTGAGGAAAAACTTGTATGGTTTGTTGATAAATTTTTTGTTCTTTTTTGTGTTGTTTTTTGATTTTATAGAGTTTTTTAAATAATGCTATATACCCCCCCCCATTGTTTGTAAACTCAATCATAGCTTGACCTAGTTTATAAGCAAGATGATTTTTTACTCTTTCTATAGCTGAGTTTGGGTTATGCATAGGGTTTCTCCTTATTTTTATTTTTTCTATCTCTAAAAAATTCTTTTCTATGAAACAAAAATTTTTTCAATATTCTGTAGAATTTCATATGCGATATCTTTGTTTTGATAAAATCAGGTATTAAGATATTGAATAATTTTATAAAAATATTTTTGTTATATAATTCAAACTTATAAGGGGTGTAAATTAAAGATTGAAAATTATATGAAACTTTATCAATATTTTTAACATCTAAAAAACATTGATTTTCTAAAACTATTTTATAAAAATCTATTTTATAAACTTTATTATAGAATCTACCATTGTTAAAACTTTTTTTATAATAAGATTTTCCAAAACTATAAAAATTATTTTTTAGATACCATATAAATTTTAAAACTTTATTATAATCAATTTTCAAATCTGAAACCAAAAATCTCAAAAGTTCATCGCTGTTATGAGCTTGAAAATTTAAACCTTGAAAGTTATAAAATGCATTAGCACAATTTATACAAGGCTTATTCATTATCATAGCATAAAGCCCAACACCCGAATTCAACGTAACCACCACATCACACAAACTAATTGCATCGATAATATTTGTCTTATTTGAAATAAAATTTAAATTCTTATACTTAGATTTCGCTATTTTTAAGCTAAGAGGATGCTTTTTCACTAAAAAAATATGAGTTTGTCTTAATTTAAAAGCCGTATCATTTATTATATCTAAAAAACCACTCCAATCAAAAGGTTTATATGTAAAATATTTTATAACAGTATCGCTTTCAACTTGCAACGGAACAAAAACTATCTTTTTATCGTTAACAAAAAATTTATCTTTCAAATAGTTAAAATTTCTTTTTCCTTGCTTTTCTAAAAAATTATTTCCATCTATAATACTATTGATATATTCTTTACATTCTAAAATTTGAGATTTACTTAAAACTTTATTCCAATTTTCTTCATTATATAAATTTGAATCATAATTAAAACCATTGGTATCAAAAAACCAACTATCAGGCAATGCTCCTCTGTCAAAACATACAAAATCAATATTTTCTGATTTTGCAAATTTATATATTTTTAATCTTTTTTCATTTCCATAAGGATTTGGAAATAAAATCTTGTTTATGTTATTTTGCTTTAAAAAATCTAACAATTTATCTTGATTAAATTTTTCATCTTCAAAAAAATAGTTTTCATTTTTACTTATTACATTGCCTATATATACAAGAGCACTATGTAAAGAATTTAATATTAATTTTTCCTTAGAACAAAGCAATAAAATATTATTTTTTAAAGCATCTTTATCAAGCAATGGTTTAATTTGATAATTTTTTAAATTGGCCAAATTCTTATAAAATATTTTATGATTTTTATGTCTATAAGACATATAATTATTTTGATTAGGCTCTTCATGATAAAAATGATACATATAAATTCCATGAAAGCTCATTTCATACCCAAGTAAAGAGAACCAAGCTCTAAAACCTTTAAATTTTCTTATATTCCAAGTTCCCTCATCATAACACAATGCTTTTGGAGTATTTGAAAAATTTGTTGTATAAAAAAGCAATCTTGCAAAAAAATCATGATCCTCATAACTATGACCTATAAAATTATGATTATTACCCCCTAATACTAAGAATTTATATCTATTTACGATAATGGAACTTGAAATAAGAGAAAAATATTTAATCAATTTTCTTTTTCCGGTGATTAAATCATGTTTGATAATTTCATCCCATAAGTATTTATCCTCTTTATAAATTTTCTCACTACCACTTTGACTTAAATACACTACAGGTAAAACCAATAATTCATTGATATTTTGAGCAATATTTTTAACTTTAATAAGATTTAAAATTTTTTCTAAAGATAATAAACTAATATAACAATCAACATCTAAAAACATTATAACTTTAGAATTTGCATAAACAGCGCCCAAATTTCTACATTTTCCTTGGGAAAAATAATCTTTTTGGTCGTCATCTTTTAAATAAATATGACCACTATTTTCTATGATTTGTTTTAAATTGTTTTTCAAAGATGAATATCCTTCAACGAAAATAAACTCCATATTCTCATCGCTTTGAAAAAATTTAGCTTTTTGAAGAACCCTTTCTTCTATATAAGAACGTTCCTTGCTTAATCCAAAAGGAATAACAACTGATAACAAAGGTATAACTTTCACACATTTCCTATTGCATAAAGTTGAATAATGCCTACAACCTTATCTTCTTTAGATACAACAATTTCTTTGATTTTATGTTTTAGCATGATCTCCTCTGCTTCACTTGCCATAGCATCAGCATCGACTACTTTAGGATTTGTACTCATGATTTCTTTAGCCTTAAAATCAAATCTTGGCTTATCGCTTGTCTTTAAAGCACGACGCAAATCCCCATCAGTGATGATACCAATCAATTTTTCATTTTCAAGCACCACACAAAGCCCTAGCTTGCCACTAGTCATCACATCAACAAGATCGTTAAATTCGGTATCAGGATGCACTATAGGAAGGTTACTTGAAACCATAAGATCTTTTACCTTGGTTAAAAGCTTACGTCCCAAACTTCCCCCTGGATGAAAAAGAGCAAAATCATCAGGCTTGAAATTTCTTACCTTCATCAAAGCAGCCGCTAAAGCATCCCCCATAACCAAAGTTGCCGTTGTCGAAGACATAGGGGCAAGCTGCAAAGGACAAGCTTCCTTTTCTACGGATATATTTAAAAATATATCGCCTTGCTTTACAAGGGTGGAATTTTTTTTACCACACATTACTATAAGTGGAATTTTGCGCTTTTTTATAGCAGGAATGATTTTTAAAATTTCTTCAGTTTCTCCTGAATTTGAAATAGCAATTAAAACATCTTCGGGAGTTAACATTCCAAGATCTCCATGCAAAGCCTCTCCTGGATGGATGAAAAAGCTTGGCGTTCCTGTACTTGCTAAAGTAGCTGCTATCTTAGCGCCTATATGACCTGATTTACCCATGCCACTAACTATACAACGCCCTTTGGTATTTAACATCAAATTCACAGCTTGATTAAAATTTTCATCTAAATTTTTAGCCAAATCCAAAATAGCTTGCGCTTCTTTTTCAAAAACTTCTTTGGCTATTTCAAGAATATTCATTTTTAAACCTTAAAGATTAAGCACAACATTGGTTGCGATAGCAATCTGATAAAGAATTTGAGTTAACATTGAAAAAATTTGCAAATTCTCACTATCCACTTTTGGCAATACCAACACAGAATCGCCTGGTTTCATATCTATACCACTATGATATTTTTCAGCTTTTCCATTGCTTCGTATCACCAAAACTTTTGAAGTATCCGCTCTTTCTCCATAACCTCCTGCAAGATTGATATAATATCTTAAATCTTTTCCTTTATCATACACAAAAGCCCCTGGCAAAGAAACTTCACCTTGAACTATGATGAGATTATTCTTACTTGGTACATTAATAGTATCACCATCTTCTAAAATAACCGAATTATAAGACTTTGGATTATCGATGACAATTTGACCCTTAGGCTCTACTTGCTTAGCTCTTTGGATAAATTCTAAAATCGTTTTTGCTTGTTGAGCTCTTATAGCTGCGCCTTGAGCTGTAACAGAACTGCTAGTTAAAGCTAGAGTTTCAAGCTCTTTAAGCTGAGCATTGATAAGTTCTTTTTGAGTTCTAGCTACACTTTTTCTAAATACTTGCAAAGCTTGCATATTTGATTGCGGATTAGCCTTGATTAGTTTAGAAATATCTTCCAAAGTCGTTCCTTTGCCCACAACTAAAGTTTTTAAACCATTATGCTCGCCATTTACACTTATAGTTATATTTTCAGAAACATACTCAGGGTGAAATTCTACCTCATCTCCCGTTCTAAGTAAAACTTTTGAAAATTGCATTTTATTATAAGCACTGACATCAAGTTTATGATCTTCACCATAACTTTTTACGATAGCATTAGTCACGATAGGTTTAGCACCTGATACTCTAGCTAAGTCAGCTAAAGTTTTAATATCATTTGAAAGTTCAAAACGAAAAGGTCTTTGCACATCACCGTTAACAAAAGCGTAATTTTGAACATTTCCTACTAAAATAACATCTCCGCTTCTAAAAGGAAAAAGATCCATTTGCCCCTTTAGTAAAAAATCATATAAATCGATATTTTTTATCACACTGTTATTGCGCAAAATTTGAATATCTCTAAAACTTCCATATTCTAAATTTATACCCCTTGCTTTATCAAGATACTGTATTACTGAATCCGAACTAAGTCCTTGATAAAGTCCTGGAGCATTAACGCTTCCTGTTACAAAAACACTGACATTTTGATAAGCATTCATATCTGCATAAACAAAAACATTGCTTTTATAGATTTTATTAACACGTGCTTTTATAACACTTACAAGGGCACTATTTTTCACACCTAGTAAATTTACAGCTCCTACTTTAGGGATAAAAATATTTCCTTGAGAATCCACCACTAAAACTTGCGAAAACTCAACAGCTCCCCAAATTTTAAGACTGATTTGATCACCGACTGCGATCTTATAATCTGGGTTATAAACTCTTTGATTGTAATTTTTAAAATTTCCATTAAAAAGATGAGCACCAAATACTAAAATTTGATGAATTTTTGTAAGATTATTTTCTTTATTTGCTATATCATAATTTGAGCTTAAATTTTGATCTATACTAGTTGTAGTAGAACCTTGATCTTCCGCTGAAATGATTTGTGAAACATCCACAGCTCCAAAACATAAAATACAACTAAAAAATAAAATTAATATTTTCTTCATTTTAATACTTATGCTCCTCTATTATCATTTTAATAAATTTAACAATCCCAAAAATCAAAGATAATACAATAAATGCTGTTAAAATATCATAAATTCTTTCAGGATATTTTGCACTTTCTGGAATATCTGGACTTTGAATGATGACAAGTTGTTTTATTTTTCTTAATGCTTCTATTCTAGCACTTTCATAAGCTTTTAAAGCTGCTTCATAAGCTTTTTGCGCAAAAGTAGCTTCTATAGTTAAATCCTGAAATTTAGCAGCCAAGTCATTTAATTTTTGAGCAGGATTATTGGCTGAGATTTTAGATTTTTCCCTTAAAAGTTGTTTTTTGATTGCTTCAATTTCTGCTTTAAGTGCTACTACTTCAGGTGCTGCATCATTCATATAGCTTTGTAAGGTTAAAAGTTTGGCTTCTTTTTGAGCTAGATTAGCCTCAATTTGTGCAACCAAACTCGCTTTAGTTTCAGCTTGCTTTAAAGGATCGAAAACTCCGTATTTATTTTGAAAAGCAATCAAATCGTTTTGTGCTTTTTGATATCGTTCTTTGTATTTTTGTACTTCATTTTCAGCAAAAGCCATTTGTTCTCTAGCTGCTTTATGAGAGATTTCGTTGATAAACTTTTCGCTTTCTTGCATAATAGTTTGAGCAATCAAATGAGCTGATTTAGGTGTAAAACCCTCTACTTCAACTTTTAAAAGTTTAGTGGTTTCATCCGTATGAACCTTAACTCTTGCTTGGTAGTATTTAAGATAAGATTCTATCGAGCTTGAATCCCAAATTTTAAAAGGTAAATCTATATGTTGCTCTTGATAAAGATTTTTAAGTTTAATTTTCTCATCTAAAATCTTTAACATATCACTTGATTCTATATAACCTTTTAGATAATTTAAATCTTCGCTTGCTGTAGAAGTACTACTAAGCAAAGACAAGATTCCACTTGTTTGAGCACTTTCTCCACTTGTTGATCTAACATCTAAAATCATCGTGCTTACATATCTTGGTGCTGCAATCAATGTATAATAAATCACAACAAAAATCATTATAAACCAAACAATTTTAAAAGAATCAAATATACTTAAATCTTTGATTTGTTCTAATAAAGTTTTATTTTCTTCCATTAAGCTTTTCCTTGATATACAGCTATTCCTTCATCTACATCATCATAAACCGTAATTTGTCCATTTTTCATATAAATTATTTTATCACACCATTCTTTAATTTCAGCTACATTATGAGATACCATAATCACTTTTGATTTGCTTAATCTTTCTCTATATAATTTCACACTTTTTTCCCTAAAAGCAGGATCTCCAACAGCTCCAGCCTCATCGATCAAATAATAATCAAAATCAAAAGCCATGCTAAGTCCAAAAGCTATCCTAGCACTCATTCCTGAAGAATAAGTCTTCATAGGCTCATCAAAAAATTTCCCAAGCTCTGCAAAATCTTCTACAAATTTTACTTTTTCTTGAAGTTCTTGTCCTTTATAACCATATACTCTAGCTACAAATTTAGCATTATCTCTGGCGGTTAAAGAACCTTGAAAAGCTCCATTTAATCCCAAAGGCCAAGATAATTTTTTATTAGTAATTATCTTGCCACTATCAGGAAGCTCTGCTCCGCTTAAAAGTCTCATGAGAGTGGACTTACCTGCACCATTACCCCCCATCAATCCTATACTACAATTTTCAGGAAATTCAAAAGTAAAATTTTTAAAAACATAATGCCTCCCACCGCTAAATAAAGGATAAGATTTTGTTAGATTGATTAACTTTATCATTCTTTTTTTGCCGCCGTTAAAGCTTGTCTGTTATAGTAATAGACAAAAAGTCCTATAAATAAAACAAGTAAAATCCAAAATATAGCATAAAAATAACTATATTCATCTTGCAAAGGATAATTCTCAAAAAAATTAAATCTTAAAAGCTCCATTATGTGAAGCAAAGGATTATAATAAAATATATCAAGCAAAAGTCTTGGCATAAGCCAAGTAGGAAATATAATCCCAGAACTCCAATAAAACACTATGCTAAAATAAGCTAATAAAGTTCTTAAAGGTTCTACAAAGTGCCAAATAATAGCAAAACAAATCCCTAAAGCAAAAGCTGAGCATATGAGTAAAAAAATACAAAATAAAACTCCAAGTAAATGAACAGGAAATACATCAAATCTAAAAAACCATCCTGCAAAAAAAAGCACAGTGATAAAAATCACAAAATAAATACAAAATTCGAGCAAAGTTCTAGCAATAAATACATGTATAGGCTTTACAGGTTTATAAGCAAAAAGAGCCAAATTTGCCTGAGTACCATTCATAAGCTGGGTTACTATACTTCTAAACATAAAAAAAGGCATAATGCCTGAAATCAAAAACATAAAAATAGAAATTCCCTCAGGCATAACTTGATGATGATATTCTCTTATAATGGTGAGAATTACCGTGATCGCAAGCGTTATTGACATTGGTTCTCCAACTACCCAAAGATAACCCAAATGCCTATTAACACCAAATCTAGTTTTTAACTCTCTAAAAAATAAAGCGTGAATTACATTTAACATTTATTTTCTATAACCTAACAATTTTACATAAACCATAATCATAACTCATTTTTTTAAACAAAATCATAAAAATTTATTTTTTACAAAACTCAAGCTTTTTACTAAGTCCTAAAGCATTGTTAGTAAATTTAAGCCAAAAAAGCTCTAAGGCATAAATTTTTGCACTTTTATCAAGTTTAGCAAAGGGAAATTTAGAAAAATAAATTTTCATTTGCTCCTTGCTTGCCATTTTAAACTCGGCCTTAGCTTGCACACCTTTTAAAAAGGCTATTTTACTTTCTTTGGCTATATTAAGTGCTATACTTGAATTTTCACTGGCTAATCTTATATGCTTAGTATCTTCATGAG encodes:
- the kpsM gene encoding ABC transporter permease; translation: MLNVIHALFFRELKTRFGVNRHLGYLWVVGEPMSITLAITVILTIIREYHHQVMPEGISIFMFLISGIMPFFMFRSIVTQLMNGTQANLALFAYKPVKPIHVFIARTLLEFCIYFVIFITVLFFAGWFFRFDVFPVHLLGVLFCIFLLICSAFALGICFAIIWHFVEPLRTLLAYFSIVFYWSSGIIFPTWLMPRLLLDIFYYNPLLHIMELLRFNFFENYPLQDEYSYFYAIFWILLVLFIGLFVYYYNRQALTAAKKE
- the kpsD gene encoding polysaccharide biosynthesis/export family protein gives rise to the protein MKKILILFFSCILCFGAVDVSQIISAEDQGSTTTSIDQNLSSNYDIANKENNLTKIHQILVFGAHLFNGNFKNYNQRVYNPDYKIAVGDQISLKIWGAVEFSQVLVVDSQGNIFIPKVGAVNLLGVKNSALVSVIKARVNKIYKSNVFVYADMNAYQNVSVFVTGSVNAPGLYQGLSSDSVIQYLDKARGINLEYGSFRDIQILRNNSVIKNIDLYDFLLKGQMDLFPFRSGDVILVGNVQNYAFVNGDVQRPFRFELSNDIKTLADLARVSGAKPIVTNAIVKSYGEDHKLDVSAYNKMQFSKVLLRTGDEVEFHPEYVSENITISVNGEHNGLKTLVVGKGTTLEDISKLIKANPQSNMQALQVFRKSVARTQKELINAQLKELETLALTSSSVTAQGAAIRAQQAKTILEFIQRAKQVEPKGQIVIDNPKSYNSVILEDGDTINVPSKNNLIIVQGEVSLPGAFVYDKGKDLRYYINLAGGYGERADTSKVLVIRSNGKAEKYHSGIDMKPGDSVLVLPKVDSENLQIFSMLTQILYQIAIATNVVLNL
- a CDS encoding glycosyltransferase, with the translated sequence MKVIPLLSVVIPFGLSKERSYIEERVLQKAKFFQSDENMEFIFVEGYSSLKNNLKQIIENSGHIYLKDDDQKDYFSQGKCRNLGAVYANSKVIMFLDVDCYISLLSLEKILNLIKVKNIAQNINELLVLPVVYLSQSGSEKIYKEDKYLWDEIIKHDLITGKRKLIKYFSLISSSIIVNRYKFLVLGGNNHNFIGHSYEDHDFFARLLFYTTNFSNTPKALCYDEGTWNIRKFKGFRAWFSLLGYEMSFHGIYMYHFYHEEPNQNNYMSYRHKNHKIFYKNLANLKNYQIKPLLDKDALKNNILLLCSKEKLILNSLHSALVYIGNVISKNENYFFEDEKFNQDKLLDFLKQNNINKILFPNPYGNEKRLKIYKFAKSENIDFVCFDRGALPDSWFFDTNGFNYDSNLYNEENWNKVLSKSQILECKEYINSIIDGNNFLEKQGKRNFNYLKDKFFVNDKKIVFVPLQVESDTVIKYFTYKPFDWSGFLDIINDTAFKLRQTHIFLVKKHPLSLKIAKSKYKNLNFISNKTNIIDAISLCDVVVTLNSGVGLYAMIMNKPCINCANAFYNFQGLNFQAHNSDELLRFLVSDLKIDYNKVLKFIWYLKNNFYSFGKSYYKKSFNNGRFYNKVYKIDFYKIVLENQCFLDVKNIDKVSYNFQSLIYTPYKFELYNKNIFIKLFNILIPDFIKTKISHMKFYRILKKFLFHRKEFFRDRKNKNKEKPYA
- a CDS encoding glycosyltransferase family 8 protein produces the protein MLLSYNIVISCDNNYVKYVAVVIASIIKNTKINSQLKEYPYKFYILSNDISKNNILKLKKLIQHLSNSYYNCELIIHKIDDSKFHRFPKAWHVNHATYYRFEIADIVEGNKCLYLDADVLVCGDIRELFYMELNNKVAGVVTDSCSRLWTKLYTKDNKTSSYIEFDPLMYFNAGVILIDLNQWKKHDIKNKCIDAFNIYDHGGLADQSYLNIALKELTYKLPLNWNLIVPEYILLDGYERHYVVNCLDEISEYNLAYTRSEFEEAMKNKKIVHFCAAKPWWNLYYKNNKVDFNERNVWWEIALNLEEFKEEFYFLKNSLDSKHLNRQLNTIEWILKNGDKNSSNVLYSSYDIDSIKKIKNHLSYKLGNAIVLSFKYWYKGRLLKLPFELVSIYKKHKRTKR
- the kpsT gene encoding ABC transporter ATP-binding protein → MIKLINLTKSYPLFSGGRHYVFKNFTFEFPENCSIGLMGGNGAGKSTLMRLLSGAELPDSGKIITNKKLSWPLGLNGAFQGSLTARDNAKFVARVYGYKGQELQEKVKFVEDFAELGKFFDEPMKTYSSGMSARIAFGLSMAFDFDYYLIDEAGAVGDPAFREKSVKLYRERLSKSKVIMVSHNVAEIKEWCDKIIYMKNGQITVYDDVDEGIAVYQGKA
- the kpsE gene encoding capsule polysaccharide transporter → MEENKTLLEQIKDLSIFDSFKIVWFIMIFVVIYYTLIAAPRYVSTMILDVRSTSGESAQTSGILSLLSSTSTASEDLNYLKGYIESSDMLKILDEKIKLKNLYQEQHIDLPFKIWDSSSIESYLKYYQARVKVHTDETTKLLKVEVEGFTPKSAHLIAQTIMQESEKFINEISHKAAREQMAFAENEVQKYKERYQKAQNDLIAFQNKYGVFDPLKQAETKASLVAQIEANLAQKEAKLLTLQSYMNDAAPEVVALKAEIEAIKKQLLREKSKISANNPAQKLNDLAAKFQDLTIEATFAQKAYEAALKAYESARIEALRKIKQLVIIQSPDIPESAKYPERIYDILTAFIVLSLIFGIVKFIKMIIEEHKY
- a CDS encoding DUF2972 domain-containing protein, whose product is MNLPLPDGYKFVLIGGHGTGEKAFQEMLSRCNVKILEKNIWYDNGLDRYKAFYGNLKIKNNYIACIPILECNFYQYDKYLHMINKHVPAICLVRDPIKIMTSVYNYKILKNKDNLTFSNLNCTDHLFDNYYYAVTKNKTIASKKEIENGINNIKNINKHIRFTYIARTHLKNLKNISHVYYIDVSEISNNKAYETLYRLSKIIGFNMPNDDKLINNLSYTHYLRFIFDIKKPIIYKHYFNNKFIEIYLYGSYNMINKNFYDITNMFNFKNKELHMNNIFISIKKNHLYEILCNGDLLYEIKLNINIFLDKINNMINMFKKESIKDNDILEILSKNYESSRFFKQLIEYEFFDFLNSDKGKNWYSYKEIKT
- the kpsF gene encoding SIS domain-containing protein; amino-acid sequence: MNILEIAKEVFEKEAQAILDLAKNLDENFNQAVNLMLNTKGRCIVSGMGKSGHIGAKIAATLASTGTPSFFIHPGEALHGDLGMLTPEDVLIAISNSGETEEILKIIPAIKKRKIPLIVMCGKKNSTLVKQGDIFLNISVEKEACPLQLAPMSSTTATLVMGDALAAALMKVRNFKPDDFALFHPGGSLGRKLLTKVKDLMVSSNLPIVHPDTEFNDLVDVMTSGKLGLCVVLENEKLIGIITDGDLRRALKTSDKPRFDFKAKEIMSTNPKVVDADAMASEAEEIMLKHKIKEIVVSKEDKVVGIIQLYAIGNV